From the genome of Paraburkholderia aromaticivorans, one region includes:
- a CDS encoding CaiB/BaiF CoA transferase family protein, producing MTAHLNDGTQGALQGLKVVDLSRVLGGPYCTQALADHGAQVIKLEPPDGDETRGWGPPFHGDTAWYFAGVNRNKQGIAVDLSRDEGRAILWKLLEGADVLVENFKPGTLARWGMDYERDLRERFPRLIHCAVSGFGPDGPLGGLPGYDAAIQAMTGLMSVNGERDGPATRVGLPVVDMVTGLNALAGILLALAERARSGRGQSIDIALYDCGVSLLHPHLPNYFGSGRTPQRSGNAHPNITPYDSYRTATAPIFLAVGNDRQFARLCAHLGAPELADDPRYVDNRSRCAHREPLKAALEGLLAAHDGEALAHALINAGVPCGPVHTVDVVARHPHTLHRGMVVELGEYRGTASPIKLSRTPATYRSAPPSLGAHTRDLLDALGIDAATQRRLFEAGVLKAGGLEAGEPEAEA from the coding sequence ATGACCGCACACCTGAACGATGGCACGCAAGGCGCGCTGCAAGGCCTCAAAGTCGTCGATCTGAGCCGCGTGCTCGGCGGCCCTTACTGCACGCAGGCGCTCGCCGATCACGGCGCGCAAGTGATCAAGCTCGAACCGCCAGACGGCGACGAAACACGCGGCTGGGGCCCGCCGTTCCATGGCGACACCGCGTGGTACTTCGCGGGCGTGAATCGCAACAAGCAGGGCATTGCGGTCGATCTGTCACGCGACGAAGGCCGCGCGATTCTATGGAAGCTGCTCGAAGGCGCCGACGTGCTGGTCGAAAACTTCAAGCCCGGCACGCTCGCGCGCTGGGGCATGGACTACGAGCGCGATTTGCGCGAGCGCTTCCCGAGGCTGATTCACTGCGCCGTGTCCGGGTTCGGTCCCGACGGCCCGCTTGGCGGCCTGCCGGGCTACGACGCCGCGATTCAGGCGATGACCGGCCTGATGAGCGTGAACGGCGAGCGCGACGGGCCTGCCACGCGCGTCGGCCTGCCGGTGGTCGACATGGTCACTGGGCTGAACGCGCTCGCCGGCATTCTGCTCGCACTCGCCGAGCGCGCGCGCAGCGGCCGTGGCCAGTCGATCGATATCGCGTTGTACGACTGCGGCGTATCGCTGCTGCATCCGCATCTGCCGAATTATTTCGGCTCGGGCCGCACGCCGCAGCGCAGCGGCAATGCGCATCCGAACATCACGCCGTACGACAGCTATCGCACCGCGACCGCGCCGATCTTTCTCGCGGTCGGCAACGACCGGCAGTTCGCGAGGCTGTGCGCGCATCTCGGCGCGCCCGAACTCGCCGACGATCCGCGCTACGTCGATAACCGCAGCCGCTGCGCGCATCGCGAGCCGCTGAAGGCCGCGCTCGAAGGCCTGCTCGCCGCGCACGACGGCGAAGCGCTCGCCCACGCGCTGATCAACGCGGGCGTGCCGTGCGGACCCGTGCATACCGTCGATGTCGTGGCGCGGCATCCGCATACCTTGCATCGCGGCATGGTGGTCGAGCTGGGCGAGTATCGCGGCACCGCGTCGCCGATCAAGTTGTCGCGTACGCCGGCCACCTATCGCAGCGCGCCACCGTCGCTCGGCGCCCATACGCGCGACTTGCTCGATGCATTGGGTATCGACGCCGCCACCCAGCGGCGTCTGTTCGAAGCGGGCGTGCTCAAAGCCGGCGGGCTCGAAGCGGGAGAGCCGGAAGCAGAAGCATAA
- a CDS encoding acyl-CoA dehydrogenase family protein has product MSEEIAQPAHGASNIPDSRGINFFTSDPDFERLLKLHLGDALYRELESQFVSLGQRASDELDAWALSADKNPPQLRHRTRRGEALQSIDKHPDYVALERVAYAELGLAAMSHESSDGTQSPPPLVKYALTFLFVQAEFGLCCPVSMTDSLTRTLRKFGAPELVARFLPMLASRDFDTLFQGAMFMTEQAAGSDVARIATRATLGVEANGEPTWRLYGDKWFCSNADADLAMVLARPDTAPPGINGLGLFLLPKTLPDGSRNSYRIVRLKDKLGSRSMASGEIVLDGAVAYLIGEVGRGFHQMADMINMSRLSNGVRAAGLMRRALTEALHIARHREAFGRKLIDMPLMQRQLLKMMLPAEQARSMFMRIALLLQQADAGDRQAAKCVRILTPLIKFRACRDARRVTGDAMEVRGGTGYIEEWSDARLVRDAHLGSIWEGTSNIVALDIARAAKRDGALEPLRTYLQDLLGAAGLPPASLALLRSTLARACDALCGVADSGRDEWVRQAGTALYHASSAVLMACEGARLAPDYRRLALAHLVVRHKLLPVDPLALHSASDESAVIDALVNGRGVTLAEALQLLPAGSAQ; this is encoded by the coding sequence ATGAGCGAAGAGATCGCGCAGCCGGCACACGGCGCATCCAACATTCCCGACAGCCGGGGCATCAACTTCTTTACCAGCGACCCCGACTTCGAGCGTCTGCTCAAGCTGCATCTCGGCGATGCGCTGTATCGCGAGCTCGAAAGCCAGTTCGTTTCGCTGGGGCAGCGCGCCTCCGACGAACTCGACGCCTGGGCGTTGTCCGCCGACAAGAACCCGCCGCAATTGCGCCATCGCACGCGGCGCGGCGAAGCGCTGCAAAGCATCGACAAGCATCCCGATTACGTCGCGCTGGAACGCGTGGCTTACGCGGAGTTGGGACTGGCCGCGATGAGTCACGAGAGCAGCGACGGCACACAATCGCCGCCGCCGCTCGTGAAATACGCGCTGACTTTCCTGTTCGTGCAGGCGGAATTCGGCCTCTGCTGTCCGGTGAGCATGACCGATTCGCTCACGCGCACGCTGCGCAAATTCGGCGCGCCGGAACTGGTCGCGCGTTTTCTGCCGATGCTCGCCTCGCGCGATTTCGACACGCTGTTTCAGGGCGCCATGTTCATGACCGAACAGGCGGCGGGCTCGGACGTCGCGCGCATTGCGACGCGCGCGACGCTCGGGGTCGAGGCGAATGGCGAGCCGACGTGGCGCCTTTATGGCGATAAATGGTTCTGCTCGAACGCCGACGCCGATCTCGCGATGGTGCTCGCGCGGCCGGACACGGCGCCGCCCGGCATCAACGGACTGGGACTGTTTCTCTTGCCAAAGACGCTGCCGGACGGATCGCGCAACAGCTACCGGATCGTGCGCCTGAAGGACAAGCTCGGCAGCCGCTCGATGGCGAGCGGCGAGATCGTGCTGGACGGCGCGGTGGCCTATCTGATCGGCGAAGTGGGGCGCGGTTTTCATCAGATGGCCGACATGATCAATATGTCGCGTCTATCGAACGGCGTGCGCGCAGCGGGCTTGATGCGGCGTGCGCTGACGGAGGCGCTGCACATTGCCCGCCATCGCGAAGCATTCGGCCGCAAGCTGATCGATATGCCGTTGATGCAGCGGCAGTTGCTCAAGATGATGCTGCCCGCCGAACAGGCGCGCTCGATGTTCATGCGCATCGCGCTGCTGTTGCAGCAGGCCGATGCCGGCGACAGGCAGGCGGCGAAGTGCGTGCGCATTCTCACGCCGCTCATCAAATTCCGTGCTTGCCGCGACGCGCGCCGCGTGACCGGCGACGCGATGGAAGTGCGTGGCGGCACCGGCTATATCGAAGAGTGGAGCGACGCGCGGCTCGTGCGCGACGCGCATCTCGGTTCGATCTGGGAAGGCACCAGCAACATCGTCGCGCTCGACATCGCGCGGGCCGCGAAACGCGACGGCGCGCTCGAACCATTGCGCACCTATCTGCAGGATCTGCTCGGCGCGGCGGGATTGCCGCCGGCGAGCCTCGCATTGCTGCGCTCGACGCTCGCGCGCGCGTGCGATGCGCTCTGCGGCGTGGCGGATTCCGGCCGCGACGAATGGGTCCGCCAGGCAGGCACGGCGTTGTATCACGCGAGCAGCGCCGTATTGATGGCCTGCGAAGGCGCGCGTCTCGCGCCGGATTACCGGCGTCTCGCGCTGGCTCATCTGGTGGTGCGGCACAAACTGTTGCCGGTCGATCCGCTGGCGTTGCATTCGGCATCGGATGAAAGCGCTGTGATCGATGCGTTGGTCAATGGCCGCGGCGTCACGCTTGCAGAAGCGCTGCAACTGCTGCCGGCAGGGAGCGCGCAATGA
- a CDS encoding LysR family transcriptional regulator, with product MDLKQLRYFVAVAEELHFGRAAKRLFISQPALSFDIRKFEEQLGVQLLARTNKTVSLTNAGQVLLGEARRLLLQASEAQRMTVRSAHGLAGRLRIGFVNSMLYRGMPQAVKRFEADYPSVEIVLKEMNTSEQVHAIQRMQIDMGCAHWGNFPTDVISTPIFAEPFLCCLPAAHPLARKRKVDLRALAQEPFILFPRTVSPHYHDLIIAQCVGAGFSPLIRHEARLWQTVVTMVGFGMGVALVPYTLRQVQDPRVCFLPLTGETLMSQVLLLRRSGDAEPVAERFVDYLIDAGSESPAKPHSSASRRAS from the coding sequence ATGGACCTGAAGCAGTTGCGCTATTTCGTGGCGGTCGCCGAAGAACTGCATTTCGGCCGCGCGGCCAAACGGCTATTCATTTCGCAGCCCGCCCTCAGCTTCGACATTCGCAAGTTCGAAGAGCAACTCGGCGTGCAGTTGCTCGCGCGCACCAACAAGACCGTGTCGCTGACCAACGCCGGACAGGTGCTGCTCGGCGAAGCGCGCCGCCTGCTTCTGCAGGCGAGCGAAGCACAGCGCATGACGGTTCGCTCGGCGCATGGCCTCGCCGGGCGCCTGCGGATCGGCTTCGTGAACTCGATGCTGTACCGCGGCATGCCGCAGGCGGTGAAACGCTTCGAGGCCGATTACCCCAGCGTCGAAATCGTCTTGAAGGAGATGAACACCAGCGAACAGGTTCACGCGATCCAGCGAATGCAGATCGACATGGGTTGCGCGCACTGGGGCAATTTCCCGACCGACGTCATCTCCACGCCGATCTTTGCCGAGCCGTTCCTGTGCTGTCTGCCCGCCGCCCATCCGCTCGCGCGCAAACGCAAGGTCGATCTGCGCGCGTTGGCGCAGGAACCGTTCATTCTGTTTCCGCGCACCGTGTCGCCGCACTATCACGATCTGATCATCGCGCAGTGCGTGGGAGCAGGATTCAGTCCATTGATTCGCCATGAGGCGCGCTTGTGGCAAACCGTCGTGACAATGGTCGGCTTCGGCATGGGCGTTGCGCTGGTGCCGTACACGTTGCGCCAGGTGCAGGATCCGCGCGTGTGCTTTTTGCCGCTAACGGGCGAGACGCTGATGTCGCAAGTGCTCCTGCTGCGCAGGAGCGGCGACGCGGAGCCCGTCGCGGAGCGCTTTGTCGACTATCTGATAGACGCGGGCAGCGAGTCCCCGGCCAAGCCTCATTCGTCCGCTTCGCGGCGGGCTTCGTAG
- a CDS encoding single-stranded DNA-binding protein: MIDGLVGGRLYGEAQIRTGQNGRRFVTCKVRAATNDGDTIFVNVIAFDDEVQTALLALSDADSVALSGTLTPKVWTDKNGLVKPAVDMVAHKLLTAYEARREADE, translated from the coding sequence ATGATCGATGGACTGGTGGGCGGGCGGTTGTATGGCGAGGCGCAGATCCGCACGGGGCAGAACGGCAGGCGGTTCGTGACCTGCAAGGTGCGCGCGGCCACCAACGACGGCGACACGATTTTCGTCAACGTGATCGCTTTCGACGACGAGGTCCAAACCGCGCTGCTCGCGTTGAGCGACGCGGACAGTGTCGCGCTCAGCGGCACCTTGACCCCCAAGGTTTGGACCGACAAGAACGGGCTCGTCAAACCGGCCGTGGATATGGTCGCCCACAAGCTGCTGACGGCCTACGAAGCCCGCCGCGAAGCGGACGAATGA
- a CDS encoding LysR family transcriptional regulator translates to MDRFEEMRVFVRIAERQSFTRASDDLQIPRATVTNLMKRMEQRLGARLLERTTRTVRLTHDGEAHYRRCVRLIADMEEAEGSFSNLAPKGLLRVNLQGTLARHFVVPALPAFLARYPEIELTIGEDDRFVDLVREGVDCVLRAGNLQDSSMVGRRVAQLPQVTVASPAYLAAYGEPADPAVLSAHRAVNYVSSATGKPVPLEFDVAGRTVAMLLPSAVSVTGTELYTGSALAGLGIVQVPQYRVAAELAAGQLKIILADFPPPPMPVSVLYPQNRQLSSRVRVFAQWLSDIFSPRRAAG, encoded by the coding sequence ATGGATCGTTTCGAGGAAATGCGCGTTTTCGTGCGGATCGCCGAGCGGCAAAGCTTTACGCGCGCCTCGGACGATCTGCAGATTCCGCGCGCCACCGTGACCAACCTGATGAAGCGCATGGAGCAGCGGCTCGGCGCGCGGCTGCTCGAACGCACCACGCGCACGGTGCGCCTCACGCACGACGGCGAGGCCCACTACCGCCGCTGCGTGCGCTTGATCGCGGATATGGAAGAGGCGGAGGGCTCCTTTTCGAATCTGGCGCCCAAGGGACTGCTGCGGGTGAATTTGCAGGGCACGCTGGCGCGGCACTTCGTGGTGCCGGCGCTGCCGGCGTTTCTTGCGCGCTATCCGGAGATCGAACTGACCATCGGCGAAGACGACCGGTTCGTCGATCTGGTGCGGGAGGGCGTGGATTGCGTGCTGCGGGCAGGCAATCTGCAGGATTCGTCGATGGTGGGGCGCCGCGTCGCGCAACTTCCGCAAGTCACCGTGGCGAGTCCGGCGTATCTCGCCGCCTATGGCGAGCCGGCCGATCCGGCGGTGCTGTCCGCGCATCGGGCGGTCAATTACGTGTCGAGTGCGACTGGCAAGCCTGTGCCGCTCGAATTCGACGTGGCGGGCCGCACGGTGGCGATGCTCCTGCCGTCCGCGGTGTCGGTGACCGGCACCGAACTCTATACCGGCTCGGCGCTTGCCGGGCTCGGCATCGTGCAGGTGCCGCAATATCGCGTCGCGGCGGAACTGGCGGCGGGGCAGTTGAAGATCATTCTCGCGGACTTTCCGCCGCCACCGATGCCGGTGTCCGTGCTGTATCCGCAGAACCGCCAGTTGTCGTCGCGGGTGCGGGTGTTTGCGCAGTGGCTGAGCGACATCTTCAGCCCGCGTCGCGCGGCGGGCTGA
- a CDS encoding SDR family oxidoreductase — protein MNMPARTRVAIVTGASRGIGAAVAQRLARDGFAVAINYASSSAEADALVARLTAAGAQALAVKADVSNADDVRRLFEITEQQLGKVDVLVNNAGVLKTTPLADTSDALYDQTFDINVRGTFNTSREAARRMNDGGRIVNFSSTTLALNMPGYAIYNATKAAVEAFTHVFAKELRGRDITVNAVAPGPIATSLFLDGKTEEQIQTFAKMPPLQRLGQPDDIASVVAFLAGPDAGWVNGQILRANGGLA, from the coding sequence ATGAATATGCCTGCACGCACCCGAGTTGCTATCGTTACCGGCGCATCCCGCGGCATCGGCGCGGCGGTCGCGCAGCGTCTGGCCAGGGACGGCTTCGCCGTCGCGATCAATTACGCGTCCAGTTCGGCCGAAGCCGACGCGCTGGTCGCCAGGCTCACGGCGGCGGGCGCGCAAGCCCTCGCGGTAAAGGCCGACGTGTCGAATGCCGACGACGTGCGCCGCCTGTTCGAGATCACCGAGCAGCAGCTCGGCAAGGTGGATGTGCTGGTCAACAACGCCGGCGTGCTCAAGACCACGCCGCTCGCCGACACCAGCGACGCGCTGTACGACCAGACCTTCGACATCAACGTGCGCGGCACCTTCAATACCTCGCGCGAAGCCGCCCGACGCATGAACGACGGCGGACGCATCGTCAACTTTTCGAGCACCACGCTGGCGCTGAACATGCCGGGCTATGCGATCTACAACGCCACCAAGGCGGCCGTCGAAGCCTTTACGCATGTGTTCGCCAAGGAACTGCGCGGTCGCGACATCACCGTCAACGCCGTGGCGCCGGGTCCGATCGCGACATCGCTGTTCCTCGACGGCAAGACCGAAGAACAGATCCAGACATTCGCGAAGATGCCGCCGCTGCAACGCCTCGGCCAGCCTGACGATATCGCATCGGTGGTGGCGTTCCTCGCCGGTCCGGATGCGGGCTGGGTGAACGGCCAGATTCTGCGTGCGAACGGCGGCCTCGCCTGA
- a CDS encoding aldo/keto reductase — MEYRHLGASGFKVPVLSFGTGTFGGKGEFFQAWGATDVAEARRLIDICFDAGVTMFDTADIYSSGASESVLGEALKGKRDKAIISTKATFRFDDGPNNVGSSRFHLIQAVDAALKRLQTDYIDLFQLHGFDARTPVAEVLSTLDDLVRAGKIRYTGVSNFSGWHLMKSQDVADRYGYPRYVANQTYYSLVGRDYEWELMPLGIDQGVGAVVWSPLGWGRLTGKIKRSQPLPDSSRLHKTADMGPPVPDDYLFRVLDAIDEIAGETGKTVPQIALNWLLQRPTVSTVLIGARNEEQLRQNLGAVGWNLTPEQMAKLDAASAVRPAYPYWHQEGFAERNPKAV, encoded by the coding sequence ATGGAATACAGACATCTGGGTGCGTCCGGTTTCAAGGTGCCGGTGTTGAGTTTCGGCACAGGCACATTCGGCGGCAAGGGCGAATTTTTTCAGGCGTGGGGCGCGACCGACGTCGCCGAGGCGCGCAGGCTGATCGACATCTGCTTCGATGCGGGTGTCACTATGTTCGACACCGCGGACATCTATTCGAGCGGCGCGTCCGAGTCGGTGCTCGGTGAAGCGCTCAAGGGCAAGCGCGACAAGGCGATCATCTCGACCAAGGCGACCTTCCGTTTCGACGATGGGCCGAACAACGTCGGCTCGTCGCGCTTCCATCTGATTCAGGCGGTGGACGCGGCGCTCAAGCGCTTGCAGACGGATTACATCGACCTGTTCCAGTTGCACGGCTTCGACGCGAGAACCCCGGTCGCCGAAGTGCTTTCGACGCTGGACGATCTGGTGCGGGCCGGCAAGATCCGCTATACCGGCGTGTCGAATTTCTCCGGCTGGCACCTGATGAAGTCGCAGGACGTGGCGGACCGCTACGGCTATCCGCGCTACGTCGCGAATCAGACCTACTACTCGCTGGTGGGCCGCGATTACGAGTGGGAGTTGATGCCGCTCGGCATCGATCAAGGCGTGGGCGCGGTGGTGTGGAGTCCGCTGGGCTGGGGGCGTCTCACCGGCAAGATCAAGCGCAGCCAGCCGTTGCCCGATTCGAGCCGTTTGCATAAAACCGCCGACATGGGGCCGCCGGTGCCGGACGACTATCTGTTCCGCGTCCTCGATGCGATCGACGAGATCGCCGGCGAAACCGGCAAGACGGTGCCGCAGATCGCACTGAACTGGCTGCTGCAGCGGCCCACCGTCTCCACGGTGCTGATCGGCGCGCGCAACGAGGAGCAATTGCGGCAGAACCTCGGCGCGGTGGGCTGGAATCTGACGCCCGAGCAGATGGCGAAGCTCGATGCGGCGAGCGCCGTGCGTCCCGCCTATCCGTACTGGCATCAGGAAGGTTTCGCGGAACGCAATCCGAAGGCGGTGTAA
- a CDS encoding tetratricopeptide repeat protein, translated as MSKPANLPQQLDHMLRQAVGLQQNGAFAEAEELYREILELKPRHADALQLLGALTLQAGRLQEGVDLLRKALAVNAKQAPVHSNLAYALNALRRFDEALASADRALALQPKFADALNNRGNAQAGLNRPLDALGSFDRAIALMPDFAQAWNNRACVLRDLGRPADALASCDHALALQPNYPDAWSNRGNAFSDLNQPEEAERSYRRALELAPAFADAWNNLGLAQIDLGQHAQALSSYERALAANPAAAETHWNESLCLLQLGRFEAGWQKYEWRWERSRIKASRRAFAQPLWLGDFSIDGKTILLHAEQGLGDTLQFCRYATRVSKLGAKVVLEVQPELMRILSTLDGVDQLIEAGQPLPPFDCHCPLLSLPLAFKTDLDTMPSATPYLFADAEAARQWRERIHARADGRLKVGLVWAGGNRPHVAELRKNDARRSIAFERLAPILDVPNVQFFSLQKGPAAQQLDSAAWGGRMIDLTEELADFADTAALVANLDLVISVDTSTAHLAGALARPVWILNRFDTCWRWMLERTDTPWYPGARLFRQPALGDWDSVIEAVRDALAALSASAAGAAHSR; from the coding sequence ATGAGCAAGCCTGCCAATCTGCCGCAACAGTTGGACCATATGCTTCGGCAAGCCGTAGGGCTTCAGCAGAACGGCGCATTTGCCGAGGCCGAAGAACTCTATCGCGAGATCCTCGAACTCAAACCCCGTCATGCCGACGCGCTGCAATTGCTGGGTGCGCTGACGCTGCAAGCGGGGCGCCTGCAAGAGGGTGTCGATCTGCTTAGAAAGGCGCTTGCCGTCAACGCGAAACAAGCGCCGGTTCATTCGAATCTCGCCTATGCGTTGAATGCCTTGCGGCGTTTCGACGAAGCCCTCGCGAGCGCCGATCGCGCACTGGCTTTACAGCCCAAATTTGCCGACGCACTGAACAATCGCGGCAACGCGCAAGCCGGCCTGAACCGGCCGCTCGACGCGCTCGGCAGTTTCGATCGCGCGATTGCGTTGATGCCGGATTTTGCGCAGGCCTGGAACAACCGCGCCTGTGTGCTGCGCGATCTGGGTCGTCCCGCCGATGCGCTCGCAAGCTGTGATCACGCGCTCGCGTTGCAGCCCAATTATCCGGATGCGTGGAGTAATCGCGGCAATGCGTTCAGCGACCTGAACCAGCCGGAAGAAGCTGAACGCAGCTACCGTCGCGCGCTTGAATTGGCACCGGCATTCGCCGATGCCTGGAACAATCTCGGCCTCGCGCAAATCGATCTCGGCCAGCACGCACAGGCGCTATCGAGCTACGAGCGCGCACTGGCCGCGAATCCCGCGGCGGCGGAGACGCATTGGAACGAGTCGCTGTGCCTGTTGCAGCTGGGACGGTTCGAAGCCGGTTGGCAGAAATATGAATGGCGCTGGGAGCGCAGCCGCATCAAGGCGAGCCGGCGCGCTTTTGCGCAGCCCCTTTGGCTGGGGGACTTTTCGATCGACGGCAAGACGATTCTGCTGCACGCGGAGCAGGGCCTCGGCGATACGCTGCAGTTTTGCCGTTATGCCACGCGGGTTTCGAAGCTCGGCGCGAAGGTCGTGCTCGAAGTGCAGCCCGAACTGATGCGCATCCTGTCCACGCTCGACGGCGTGGACCAGTTGATCGAAGCTGGCCAACCGTTGCCGCCATTCGATTGCCACTGTCCGCTGCTCAGTCTGCCGCTGGCATTCAAAACGGATCTCGACACCATGCCGTCGGCAACACCGTATCTGTTCGCGGATGCCGAAGCGGCTCGCCAATGGCGCGAGCGGATTCACGCGCGAGCAGATGGCCGATTGAAAGTCGGACTCGTGTGGGCGGGCGGAAACCGGCCGCATGTCGCGGAGCTTCGCAAGAACGACGCGCGCCGTTCGATTGCGTTCGAGCGACTCGCGCCGATTCTCGATGTGCCGAACGTGCAGTTCTTCAGCTTGCAGAAAGGACCTGCGGCGCAGCAGCTCGATAGCGCTGCGTGGGGCGGGCGCATGATCGACCTCACCGAAGAACTGGCCGATTTCGCCGACACCGCGGCACTGGTGGCGAATCTCGATCTGGTGATTTCCGTGGACACGTCCACCGCCCATCTGGCCGGCGCGCTCGCGAGGCCGGTCTGGATTCTGAACCGCTTCGACACCTGCTGGCGCTGGATGCTGGAGCGCACCGATACGCCGTGGTATCCGGGGGCGAGGCTGTTCAGGCAGCCCGCATTAGGCGATTGGGACAGCGTGATCGAGGCCGTGCGCGATGCGCTGGCCGCGTTGAGCGCATCGGCCGCGGGCGCCGCTCACTCGCGATGA
- a CDS encoding DUF4142 domain-containing protein, which translates to MIRLPLATIASACVAGLLVVATAANAQTAPAAPAADAGRLHAADQTFIADGTKAVATQRDAARIATSRSTDRDVKAFAERVSTDNAKISDALRAASPRGVDVPKNDPDTAVLASINNLRGADFDKVYIEQVALAGEQKALSAFQAEIASGRDEQLKDAAKKALPTIQEHYAMAQDLAKRKHLPSAAQ; encoded by the coding sequence ATGATCCGCTTGCCTCTCGCCACCATTGCCAGTGCCTGCGTGGCCGGCCTGCTCGTCGTCGCCACCGCGGCCAACGCTCAAACCGCACCCGCAGCGCCCGCGGCAGACGCCGGCCGTCTGCATGCCGCCGACCAGACGTTCATCGCGGACGGCACCAAGGCCGTCGCGACGCAACGCGACGCCGCCCGCATCGCCACCTCGCGCTCGACCGACCGCGACGTCAAGGCATTCGCCGAACGTGTCTCCACCGACAACGCGAAAATCTCCGACGCGCTGCGCGCGGCCAGCCCGCGCGGCGTCGACGTGCCGAAGAACGATCCCGACACGGCCGTGCTCGCGAGCATCAACAACCTGCGCGGCGCCGACTTCGACAAGGTGTATATCGAACAGGTCGCGCTCGCCGGCGAACAGAAAGCCCTGTCGGCATTCCAGGCGGAAATCGCTTCGGGCCGCGACGAACAGCTGAAGGACGCGGCGAAGAAGGCGCTGCCGACCATCCAGGAGCACTACGCGATGGCCCAGGATCTCGCCAAGCGCAAGCATCTGCCGAGCGCCGCACAGTAA